The Taeniopygia guttata chromosome 13, bTaeGut7.mat, whole genome shotgun sequence nucleotide sequence TCTGGCGGGTTCTGAGAAAACTGGTGAGAACAGTTACAAGCTGGATGGCCGGCGCACGCTGAGGCCTCAGTTCAGCCACATTGCTGCAGGAAATCAGCGGGATTTCAACGTGCTGAGCAACACggctgagctgggagctccCAGAGCTCTGACGGTGCTCCCCATGACGactgtcctgtccctgctccaccagctgctgccaccagaTAACGCCTGGCTGGGGACATGGAGCCACCCGGGAGCACGGCCCAGGGTGAGAGAGCAGAGACACGTCCCTGCTCGAGGGGAGCAGACACACGTCCCTGCTCGAGGGGAGAAAACACACGTCCCTGCTCGAGGGGAGAAAACACACGTCCCTGCTGGAGGGGAGAAGACACACGTCCCTGCTCGAGGGGAGCAGAGACACGTCCctgcttccagctgggatcaCTCTGCTCCCTGAGCTCTCCTTCTGGAAGCCAGGTCCTGCTCCAGGCATCTTCACGGGTGTTGGAGCAGCGCAAGGGAAGCGTTCAGAGGGATATTTTTAGATGCTCTTTGTGCTcagagagcaaagcaggctGTGGTTTAACGGCTATTAGCTGCTGGGCATGTTTGGaaagctggagcagggctgaggaTTCAGGGACACGTTTGACAcgaggggatggagcagctttgcagacgtcaggaggatttttgggctgaGCACTGAAGCGAAGATCCCAAGATGAGCCTGGATCTGGGCACTCCAGCCCATTTAGCTGCCACATGGACAAGCAGCGGGGCCAGGGCGGCTGATCCCCCAAAAGGACGTGGTCACATCATTTGTGGGGTGACATTTGGTCCAACGGCTGCGGAAGAGGTGCGGGAAAAGAGCGGACAAGAGGTAATGTGGAATTTCACTGGGGCTGGGgccagctgagggacagggtgACAGGTGACAGCACTGTCCCACCAGCCTCTCctcagccactctgtcccctccctcccaaGCCTCCAAAGCTTAAAATTTCAGTGTTTCCAGGCAATGCCTGGAGAGGGAGTGATGCCTCCAAGAACTTCCAGGATTCAGGGAAGCCCCAAGGGGGGAcctgggaaggaagggcaggggaTGGTTTGgactggaaaggaccttaaatctcatctcattccaaccccctgctatgggcagcgacaccttccactagaccaaaccccatccaacctggccttggacacttccaggcatggctGAGGCCATCTCCAAGGTCAGGAAGTGCTGACACGTTGGCCCTGGTCAATGCAGAATAAAACATGCCAAGAATTTCAGGTGAGCTCATGAGGAAAAAAGGCAACTCCGACTTACCACTGTATGGGAGCTCGTCACTAATTGGTTCATCCACGAGCAAGGATGTTTCATAAGTCCTGAAAACATGGGAAAAGAGGAGCTCAGGACATGGGAAATGCAGGGACAACTCCCACAGAAGTGCCCaagcagtgccctgggcaggcaggggggACTCACCAGCACCGTGCCACGTTCCGGACCGTGtaacctcctcctcctcctcctccagctggtgctgctggatgaGGTGGGCAGGCAGAAAGAAGGCAGctgcccatcccagagctccaggcagATTGTCCTGTGTCTCAGACCCACTGCCTCAGCTGGTGGGGTCACACAGgacaggagaggagctgggatggggtcaGGAGGGACAGAGGATGCAGAGCCAAGACTGTGGATGTTCCACGAGCAGGCagcccacagccacagctgcactccctgccttGGTGTGGGGCTCTGTCCCATGTGGGTTCTGTCCCCACACAGCCAGGAGGAACTGCCTGCTCAGAAGGGGAGCTCCGTTGTGTGGATTCATGCCCCAAATGCTGGCTGCTTTTGGGGCAGAGACGTGCCAGGATGGTGTTTCTGGGTCACCTGTGAGGTGCTGTGTGGGACCATTAAAATGCTAATGGGGTCTTACAGCGGGACAAGGACTGAGCCCCTGGAGGGACACTGAAGCTGAGGTGGTGGAAGCAGCACAGAGACTGGGAGCAGGTGATCCCTGGTTGGGAGAAGTAGGAAGAGAAACACTCAGCTGGGGTGatccagctgcagagccaggagggagcagcttGACAGCCACAGAACCCTCTCCTCACCCTGGCTCACCGCACAAAGGCCAGGATTTGTCCtcaggcagggccaggctgctgtgccacGCTGTGTCCCCCAGCTTGTGGAAATGACTTGACGCCAGAGGctttgggaaaatgggaatgtcCCCTTGGATGGGGAGTCCTGATCAGCCTGGCATGGCTGGAGTCGGGAAAGGGGGTAGGGTGCTGGAACGGGGTGAGGAGCTGGAAGGGGGTGGGGAGCTGGAACGGGTGAGGAGCTGGAAGGGGGTAGGGTGCAGCAATGCTCTGGGTGGGTGGGAATGCCCAGGAGGAGAAAAAGCGATTTATTGTGCAGGACAGCGTGCGTGGGCACGAGGAGAACGGGAATGCGCTCGCCATGACTGCGTCCCCTCAGGGCCCTGCAGGAACCCAGACCTGCCAGTTCCCCCTCTGCACAGAAACAAGGGCAAGGAGCAAACTGCCTTTGGGCTTTACTTTGTGAGCTCTTCCTCAGCAGAGACTTGCATGATGCAGCAGCTTGTTGGTCCAGGGTTTGAGAGCTCTCCTCTCCCGTGGCTCAGCGACCCATGGCAGGAGGAGAAGTCTTGCTCTTGCAGAGGTTCCATTGCTGTCTCCCTGTCAGGACAGTGGGCAGATGGGTGTCACCCCTGGTGTGGTGACCTCCCAAGTCACGCTGATGGAGGAGGCTCCTGAGAGACGACTTGGTCACCTgtgcagagggacaggagccctCATCGAGGCAGGGCTGAGAGCCTGGAGGAGTCACAGGCTGTGTCACAGCAAGGCAGACTGTGGTGGGATAATTCCCATGGGATAATTCCCACGGAGGAATGTGTGCATGGATCTGAGCTAGATTTAACGgagatgggctgggaggggttTCAAGGGTTGCATTCCTCAGGGTTTGGGGGAGAACTGGCAGGTGGCTGAAGGATGGAGAGGAGCAGGTCTAATTTCCAGTAGCAAAGGAGTGGTGGGCGAAGCCTCCCAGAGCGAGGATAATGTGGTGGAGATGGAGAAGGAGGTCATGGGATCACCACAGCATGAGATTTCAAATGGCTCTTTTTTAGGAAGGAGGGAGACACGGGAGTCTCCCAGGGCTCTTTTCCCACCCTCTCCTCGGTGCTGGGATCCCCATGTGGGGGTCTGCACCCCTCTCCCCCTACACCCTGCTGTGTGATCAGTCCTGCTCTCACTGAGCCCCACTTCCACCCTTCTCCCTCCCATCGCCAGGGCTCAGTGCCCTAAAATTCAAGGAAAGGAAGGTGCCAGGGGAGCTCGGGGCTGGCACGCGTGCGGGTGAGGTTATTCACCCCGGGGCGGGCGGCAGCTTCCCTGAGCAGCGCTCCTGCgtgtcctgctgcagcctccgGCACCGCCGAGCTCCTCTCCGCAGCTTCCTCCGCCGAAACAGCTCCggggagatttttttctgcGACCGGGACAGGCGGGTGCTCTTGTGGCAGAGAGCGGCGGGCAGAAGCGGCTGGCTCCTTCCCggggaaggcaggcagggagcggGGCCCGGGGCCGGAGGATGCTCGCCGCGGTCCCCAGCCGCGGGGATGCGGGGTTGCTAGGCGGCAGGTGAAGGTGAAGGTGAAGGTGAGGAGAGCGCTGCGGAGCACCGCAGGCCCAGGTACCgccgcagcggggccgggggacAGGCGGGGGGGACTTTCTCCGTGCCGGGAAGCGGAGCCGGCGAGTGGGAATGCGGGAGCCGAGCCCTCGGGAAGGGAGCCGGGAGCGCCCGGGGGAGCCGCGGCGGAGGGAGCCGGCTCGGTTCTGCGGGAGGACGATGCGGGAGCAGCCGGCGGCTCGGCCCTCCGCCAGCCCGGCTGCCGCGGCTCCCTGCCGGTGCCGGTACCGGTGCGAGGGCCGTGAGTACCGAGGGCTGCGGGGGAGCGGCGCGCCGCGGGAGGATGCTCAGCCATCCTCCGGCAAGGGCGAGCCGGGGATGCCGCCCGCCGCAGAGCCCCGGGCAGGCCGGGGCACCGGTGCCCTTGGGAACCGCCTGCAAGGGACGGGGCAGCGCCgcagcccggggccggcgggcCTGCGGGGacgctgccgccgccgctgcccttGGGATGCCTCTCACCGGGGCCGTGCGGGCAGCGGTGTCCTTGGGAGACCGCGGGGAGCCACCTCCGGCCGCTCCTGCCCTCCTTGCGGGGCCAGGGCTGAGCCCCGGGCAGCCGCCCCGGCTGGGAGCTGCCCCTTGCCCCCgggaggaagggcaggatgGGCACAGGGTGGGGGTGAGCGCCGCGGCTCTGACCTGCCTTCCCCCTGCTCCTAGATCCGCATGTCAGACCATCACCACCCCAGCGATGGGGAGTCAGACCCCCAGCACGGCATTACTGTGGTCttcctccttgtccttgtcTTCTTCATCATGGGGCTGGTGGGGTTCCTGATCTGCCATGTCCTGAAGAAGAAGGGTTACCGGTGCCGGACCTTCCGGGACGATCTTGACCCAGATGACAAAGACGGGGTGGAGGAGCTCCAGGATGGTGAGTGCTGGGGCGGTGGGGGCTCGGCCTTTGCCTGGTGTGGGCTGGTGCTCCTCATACACCCTTTTGGGAcgtgggatggggctgggagggttGCCTGTCACGTGTGGCTGCGTTGGGAAAAGGGGCTGGGAGGTGAGAGCAGCGCGGTGTTCCCTGGGGATCGGGAGTGTGAGGGCCAGGGATCCCTCTGACCCATGAGCTGACAACGGCTGGAGGTGACAGGGAGGTGGGAACCAGTGCCTGGCCCTTCCCAAAGGAGTGTTATCACCAAAAGGTAATTCTGATGAACATCCAGGACTTGCTGAATGCCCAGCACCTCAGTCATAACCCCTGTTCCCTCAAGGAAAGcctctcccagctggagcaCAAGCACCTCTGTCCCTCTGGCATTAGGATGTCTGGCGGGGAGCCAGCTGGTGTTTGTTATTGGTCATGACTTCTTCTAGCCCCTGCTGTGTTCATGCAGAGAAGCAGGGCTGTTGCTGGAAGGAGAAGGAACCTTCAGGGAATTTTTTCCATGGCTCCAGGCCACTGCAAGTGGCTCTGGGGTGGCTGGATTGGGAATGCCGCATCGAGCGTGGGTGCCTGGCCCAAACGAGCGCTGTCATTCGGTGGTTTCCTGAGTCTCTGCTGAAGTGGGGAACACACATTCATTCCTCCGGCTGCTTCCCAGGCTGAGAACAGCCACATGGTGCCACAGAACTCCTCCAGCTCCCGCGTGCCGTCggcagtgctggggaggatcagcatctcctgctgctgctgccggtgCTCGGGAGGGAAACACGGCTCCTCAGGCACAtccacagctgcagccagagcttccAGGTGTCCATGATGTGCTCCTCTGCGTGTCCTGGCTGTACAGGACATGGAGACAGTCTCTGAACCTTCCAGGATGGGCTTTGCCGTCTGGAGAcaccacagcccagggaaacATCTCCATGGGCTTCCAAGATCATGCTACCAGCCCTGGAGCCTTTgaggcagctgcctgccagaCCATAGCTCCAACCTGCTTACAGGAACATCTCACACTGCTGATCAGGCTGGAggtccatccatcatccatccatccatccatccatccatccatccatccatccatccatcatccatccatccatccatccatccatccatccatccatccatcatccatccatccatcatccatccatccatccatccatcatccatccatcatccatccatccatccatccatccatccatccatccatccatccatccatccatcatccatccatccatccatccatccatccatccatccatccatccatccatccatccatccttcctgCCTCCAACAGTGCCTGGAAGCAGGTTGAGTTGAAAGCTGTGGGTGAACTCCACAACAAAGCAGGCACCAGCCAAGATTCCTCAGAACAGTCTGTAAAGCTTTTAATAatgtgcagctctggggctctccCTGTCACTCTGTGTTCCCCATTTCTGTGTTTAGTGGGCCCCAGTGGGTTTGTTTTCCATGGACGTGTCCTGTTTACCCTTGGAGCCTTGAGCACTTGCAGcatcctgcagccaggggctccagggctgggcaAGGACCCTCTTCTTTTGACTTTTTGGAACCTGCTTCCATCTCAATTCTCCAGATGCTCCTCTGTTCCGAAGGAGCACCACAACCCCCTCTCCCTGCACAcgcagctgctggctcagccaTTTCTTTTCCAGGATGAGGGATCTGGTGTTCCCCAGTGGCTTCCCAGTGTGACAGGGGACTTGAGGCTTCTCCAACAACTCTGCTgatgcagctgctcctgggaaggGATGAGTGAGCGGAGCCCTGGCATCCCAGCCCTCAGTGCCACGTTGTCTCTTTTCAGATGAGGCCGAGAAGAACGACGACACCGTGGAGAAGATAGTGAAGATCATCATCCAAAATGAAGGTGAGCACTTCCACGGGTCGGCCCGGAGCCATGCTGACCACTTTGGCTGATGCAttcctgtttttccctctctcttcaGCAAATGTGGAGGCCCTCAAGGAGATGTTGGGGGAAAATGAAGAGATGCCAGTGCCAGTGCCCAGGTGAGGGAAGCTCATAGCAGCTTGTGGCTGCTCCACAGTGAGGGACAAgcagcccctttccagctgccACAAAGCATCTTCCCACCCCTCTCCTGAGGGTTTTGAGGAGTGGAACAGGTCTTCCTCActcctgtccccagcagagatccccccagagctgctgctccagggcttgCTGCAGTGGGGCTGCACCAGGGTGGGGACGTCTCCCCGAGGTGACACAGCCTGTCCTCTTGTGTTTCAGCCTTTGTCCCCACAGTAGCAGCCAGGACGGGGGCCCACCACATCACCACACGGTGCACCTGGGCTCCACGCAGGCCCCCTGCAtccactgcagcaggaggaagaggcacCCGCTGCAGCGCCAGGGGCGCTCCAAGGAGGGCAAAAGCAGGATGCATCCCGGAGAGACCACCGTCTTCTCAGTGGGCAGGTACCCAAATGAGCTTTGCCAGATATTTCGCTGCTGGAACGAGCACCACGGGCTCTCCTCAgtccccccttttccttcccccttccccacGTGTCCTGCACGgaggtgccccagcagcagctctgcagctggagctccTGAGCACCCAGGTGCTTCCTGCACCTGGCAATGCCTGTGGTATGTGGCAGGCTGTGATGATGACCAGTGGCTTCCCTCCTTCTCCGGGAAGGTGACTCAAGCTGGGTTTTCCTGCTGAGtcagtgctgggcacagccccagctccgtGTCCTCTCCACTGTCCCAGCTCGGTGCAAGCAGGGCCCTTGCTGCCCAGCTGGGGGCTTCAGGGACCTCACTGTGGGGAACAGAGGGGACAGCATGTCCCAGGTGCAAGCCACAGCCTGCTCAGAATGAAAgagtggctgtgctgctccaggttGCTGCCTCCAACCATGTCTGTAATTAGATGACACGGCAGTGACGTAAGAATAGGGGAGTGTTCCAGATACTTCCCACAAATGCTTTCCAGTCCCCACCTGGTTTCACCTCAAGGGACTTCCTGAGCTTCCTGTGGTCTCTGTGTAGTCACTAACCTGTAGAGCTGTCTGTGGGCTTGCCCAGGCTGCCCCATTCCCCAGCAGAGAGGGTTAGGAAAGTCTTCCTGGGCTTGGCCCCCTCCGGCTGTGGAGACTGGGGCAGGGTGACAAACAACTGCTGGTCCCTGGACGGCCACCGTGGTGAGACACAAAGCTCTGTCATGCTCAGATTGTGCACAAGGCCCTCATTCAGGGCCTGGCCTTGATGAAACTTCATGTTGTGGTCTAGGGAGACAGTCATTTCATGGGAATGCTGAGCCAAAGTGGGCATGGaattgtggaatggtttggattggaagtgacctcaaagatcatctcattcccccatctgccatggcagagacaccttccactgtcccaggctgctcccagccccatccagcctggccttgggcactgccagggatccaggggcagccacagcttctctgggcaccctgtgccagggcctcaccacgctcacagggaacaattccttcccaatatcccatccatccctgccctctggcagcgGGAAACAATTCCCTCTGTCCTGTCATGTGGATTTTTCCACCACCATGGGCAGGAGCCTCAGCAGGGAGGTGAGCTGGGACTTTCTGGGCAGCTGGAGAAGCAAGGAGACCTGCTGGACCTCCCCAGGCCAAACTGCAGCTCGGATCACATCTTGTGGACACTGCCAGCTCCCGGCTCCCTCCGTGCCCGTTGCTGTCCTTGGAGGTGGTGCCCAGCAGTCCAGGGCTCTGCACAGTGGTGTACTCACCGCTAATTCATTCCCTGGCAGGTGCCCAGCTCCATCCACTCCTCCATGTCCTCTGTCCGTGCTCTTCCCAGCCTCCGCTCAGCACTCGGAGTGCTGGAGATGTTCTCCTTTCCCAAAGGCACCTTCCCgcaattcccattttttcctctttaaccCTGTAATATCCCACCCCACACCAGCCTTCTCCACAGGGCCGTCATCCCATTTCTCCAAGGCTTTATTTTCAATCCTGAATCTCTTTGGTACAAGGTCCAGCTGCTAAGGGATCTTTGTGGCCATGAGGTACGATCCCACCTCCAATTCTGCTTCTTATTTCCAAGCTGGCCCCTTTTCTCTTCCAGATCCTGGATGACTTTTCCAGGATTGCCCTTCCTGTGTCTTATTTATGGCAAATATCTTGAAGTACTTTGACCTAGCACT carries:
- the RELL2 gene encoding RELT-like protein 2 isoform X1: MSLDLGTPAHLAATWTSSGARAADPPKGRGHIICGVTFGPTAAEEVREKSGQEIRMSDHHHPSDGESDPQHGITVVFLLVLVFFIMGLVGFLICHVLKKKGYRCRTFRDDLDPDDKDGVEELQDDEAEKNDDTVEKIVKIIIQNEANVEALKEMLGENEEMPVPVPSLCPHSSSQDGGPPHHHTVHLGSTQAPCIHCSRRKRHPLQRQGRSKEGKSRMHPGETTVFSVGRFRVTHIGKKPPVQEQQDGALPAGSREPSTEELERSSEMLQRERALNGTVPTAGLQNGAIPTGTQSGRSTEQSLSASPAANTPASSGSRDSRRAAVGPGTAQSGPVGPGTAQSGPVGPGTAQSGPVGPLQDAGSAPGSSSRQRRLMSMPALGASSPNIPGELAREGAGVCLEEMGLASADEVSDIHGSLSLQEQADELGRDDSSRKQSGGEDGKQQEPSAAEQDRV